Proteins encoded together in one Gemmatimonadota bacterium DH-78 window:
- a CDS encoding cystathionine gamma-synthase family protein, with amino-acid sequence MSDKHEKRFIGGHELSPESLMMSYGYRPEWSEGAVKPPIFQTSTFAFESAEDGKAFFEVAYGLREKRNDETLGLIYSRLNNPSLEILEDRLTLWDSAEAAAAFESGMASIATTAFTFLRPGQVLAFSEPVYGGTEYLFHNVLPEFGIETVPFFAGDGMAGLEAALAEGDRAERVGMIYLETPANPTNHLVDIAGCAAVAERHSTDDRRVLVAVDNTFLGPLFQHPLRHGADLVLYSLTKFVGGHSDLIAGAVLGSEDLVTRVKATRTFFGSMAGPWTGWLLLRSLETLKLRMTQQADNARHLADFLASHPGVDAVYYLGHLEEGDADWEVYRRQCLSAGSMISFEVHGGEAEAFRVLNSLKLIKLAVSLGGTESLAEHPGSMTHSDVPPADQARMGITPAMIRLSVGVEHPDDLIADLEQALAAL; translated from the coding sequence GTGTCGGACAAGCACGAGAAGCGCTTCATCGGGGGCCACGAGTTGAGCCCCGAAAGCCTGATGATGAGCTACGGCTACCGCCCCGAATGGTCGGAGGGTGCCGTGAAGCCGCCCATCTTCCAGACGTCCACCTTCGCCTTCGAATCGGCCGAAGACGGCAAGGCCTTCTTCGAGGTCGCGTACGGGCTGCGCGAGAAGCGCAACGACGAGACGCTCGGGCTCATCTACTCGCGCCTGAACAACCCCTCGCTCGAGATTCTCGAGGATCGCCTCACGCTGTGGGACTCCGCGGAGGCTGCCGCGGCCTTCGAGAGCGGCATGGCCTCGATCGCCACCACCGCCTTCACCTTCCTGCGGCCGGGTCAGGTGCTCGCCTTCAGCGAGCCGGTGTACGGCGGCACGGAGTACCTCTTCCACAACGTGCTTCCCGAGTTCGGGATCGAGACCGTGCCCTTCTTCGCGGGCGACGGCATGGCCGGACTCGAGGCGGCGCTCGCGGAGGGCGACCGCGCCGAACGGGTGGGCATGATCTACCTCGAGACCCCCGCCAACCCCACGAACCACCTCGTCGACATCGCCGGGTGCGCGGCGGTCGCCGAGCGCCACTCCACCGACGATCGCCGCGTGCTGGTGGCCGTCGACAACACCTTCCTCGGACCGCTCTTCCAGCATCCGCTCCGCCACGGGGCCGACCTCGTGCTCTACTCGCTCACGAAGTTCGTGGGGGGGCACAGCGATCTGATCGCGGGCGCCGTGCTGGGCAGCGAGGATCTCGTGACCCGGGTGAAGGCCACGCGCACCTTCTTCGGGAGCATGGCCGGCCCGTGGACCGGCTGGCTGCTGCTCCGCTCGCTCGAAACGCTGAAGCTGCGCATGACGCAGCAGGCCGACAACGCGCGCCATCTGGCCGACTTCCTGGCGTCGCATCCGGGGGTCGACGCGGTGTACTACCTCGGGCACCTCGAGGAGGGCGACGCCGACTGGGAGGTGTACCGGCGCCAGTGCCTGAGCGCGGGCAGCATGATCTCCTTCGAGGTGCACGGGGGCGAGGCCGAGGCCTTCCGGGTGCTGAACTCCCTGAAGCTCATCAAGCTGGCGGTGAGCCTGGGCGGCACGGAGTCGCTGGCCGAGCACCCGGGGTCGATGACCCACTCCGACGTGCCGCCCGCCGACCAGGCCCGCATGGGCATCACGCCGGCCATGATCCGGCTGAGCGTGGGGGTGGAGCACCCCGACGACCTCATCGCCGACCTCGAACAGGCCCTCGCCGCCCTCTGA
- a CDS encoding DUF2157 domain-containing protein: MARRDRAVERALHRWTEKGLVSEALGAELREEARAEHDATTLKAGQLFVALAGAVALFLAGAIFVSETWPLLSEAARTGILAAFAGVTWIGGRRVARRDGWRRIGEVLQVAALSLGAFALGYSEQAWESGSTGARIAGAIGLAVPIVLGPAVWRGSVGLVAAHTALALVYAALFLDRAFSLDSETIIWILDGLLLAALALLWLRLRERWDRGADHELAAFVTGSWAGLVLVLFTGGVALDWAEHTVWALDLWWLGIVALTVWGAARSADEARRDLIETHMALCVPLGTALFAFSAGEALDLPDLAWAGAGAAVAVAGLRWALTVRNIPTITASTASLVTVLWVYAFEQSNAAVAAIAMVATAAILFRVAARIRAGD; encoded by the coding sequence ATGGCCAGACGCGACCGCGCGGTGGAGCGCGCCCTGCACCGGTGGACCGAGAAGGGCCTCGTGAGCGAGGCCCTCGGGGCGGAGCTTCGCGAGGAGGCTCGCGCGGAGCACGACGCCACCACGCTCAAGGCCGGCCAGCTCTTCGTGGCGCTCGCCGGTGCCGTCGCCCTCTTTCTCGCGGGTGCGATCTTCGTGTCGGAGACCTGGCCGCTGCTCTCCGAGGCGGCGCGCACGGGCATTCTCGCCGCCTTCGCCGGGGTCACCTGGATCGGCGGGCGCCGGGTGGCCCGTCGGGACGGCTGGCGCCGAATCGGAGAGGTGCTGCAGGTGGCGGCGCTCAGCCTCGGTGCCTTCGCCCTGGGCTACTCCGAGCAGGCGTGGGAGAGCGGTTCCACCGGCGCCCGCATCGCGGGGGCGATCGGCCTCGCGGTGCCCATCGTGCTCGGTCCGGCCGTCTGGCGCGGCTCGGTCGGCCTGGTGGCGGCGCACACCGCCCTCGCACTCGTCTACGCCGCCCTCTTTCTCGATCGGGCCTTCTCGCTCGACTCCGAGACGATCATCTGGATTCTCGACGGGCTGCTGCTCGCGGCCCTCGCCCTGCTCTGGCTGCGACTGCGCGAGCGATGGGATCGCGGGGCGGACCACGAGCTCGCGGCCTTCGTGACCGGGAGCTGGGCCGGGCTGGTGCTGGTGCTGTTCACCGGAGGGGTGGCCCTCGACTGGGCCGAGCACACGGTGTGGGCGCTCGACTTGTGGTGGCTGGGCATCGTGGCCCTCACCGTCTGGGGAGCCGCGCGCTCGGCCGACGAGGCGAGGCGCGACCTGATCGAGACGCACATGGCGCTCTGCGTGCCCCTCGGCACGGCGCTGTTCGCCTTCTCGGCCGGCGAGGCGCTCGACCTGCCCGATCTGGCCTGGGCGGGGGCGGGTGCGGCGGTGGCGGTGGCGGGTCTGCGGTGGGCGCTGACGGTGCGCAACATTCCCACGATCACGGCCTCCACGGCCTCGCTGGTGACGGTGCTGTGGGTCTATGCCTTCGAGCAGTCGAACGCGGCCGTCGCGGCGATCGCGATGGTGGCGACCGCGGCGATCCTCTTCCGCGTGGCCGCCCGGATTCGCGCCGGGGACTGA
- a CDS encoding enoyl-[acyl-carrier-protein] reductase — protein MLSLDLTGKRAFVAGVADDNGYGWAIARALAGAGASVCVGTWPPVLGIFQRLREKGRLDFSLEQGGEWDIEKVYPLDALYDTLDDVPTELADDKRYRGVEKFSIQEVADALEADHGSPCIDVLVHSLANGPEVSKPLVETSRAGYLAALSASAYSLVSMVQRMGPLMRPGGAVVSLSYLAGERVIPGYGGGMSSAKSALEGDTRTLAYEAGRRYGIRVNTISAGPLASRAAKAIGSIGNLVEYYEQNAALPACNTADDVGRAAAFLCSPLAAAITGETLHVDMGYHAMGMIAGDQLTNE, from the coding sequence ATGCTCTCGCTCGATCTCACCGGAAAGCGCGCGTTCGTCGCCGGCGTCGCCGACGACAACGGCTACGGATGGGCCATCGCCCGAGCCCTCGCCGGTGCCGGCGCCTCCGTCTGCGTGGGCACCTGGCCCCCCGTGCTGGGCATCTTCCAGCGGCTTCGGGAGAAGGGTCGGCTCGACTTCTCCCTCGAGCAGGGGGGGGAGTGGGACATCGAGAAGGTGTACCCGCTCGACGCGCTCTACGACACCCTCGACGACGTGCCGACCGAGCTCGCCGACGACAAGCGGTACCGGGGCGTGGAGAAGTTTTCGATCCAGGAGGTGGCCGACGCCCTCGAGGCCGACCACGGCTCGCCCTGCATCGACGTGCTCGTGCACTCGCTGGCCAACGGGCCCGAGGTGTCGAAGCCCCTGGTGGAGACGTCGCGCGCCGGCTACCTCGCCGCTCTCTCGGCGAGCGCGTACTCGCTCGTGAGCATGGTGCAGCGCATGGGACCCCTCATGCGCCCCGGCGGCGCCGTGGTGTCGCTGAGCTACCTGGCCGGAGAGCGGGTGATTCCGGGATACGGCGGAGGGATGAGCTCGGCCAAGTCCGCGCTCGAGGGCGACACCCGCACCCTCGCCTACGAGGCCGGTCGTCGCTACGGCATCCGGGTGAACACGATCAGCGCGGGACCCCTCGCGAGCCGCGCGGCCAAGGCCATCGGTTCGATCGGCAACCTGGTGGAGTACTACGAGCAGAATGCGGCCCTGCCGGCCTGCAACACGGCCGACGACGTCGGGCGGGCCGCCGCCTTTCTCTGCTCGCCGCTGGCGGCCGCCATCACCGGTGAGACGCTGCACGTCGACATGGGCTACCACGCGATGGGCATGATCGCCGGAGATCAGCTCACCAACGAGTAG
- a CDS encoding aminotransferase class III-fold pyridoxal phosphate-dependent enzyme encodes MSDAFGTLLPRLVTPVPGPRSHALADRLRAVESRNVTWLADDFPVFWDEALGANVRDADGNVFVDLTAAFGVALPGHRAPEVVRALEAQAGRLIHGMGDVHPPTAKVRLLEALAALMPWPDARTILTSSGSEAVEAALKTARLSSGRPGVVAFQGGYHGLTLGSLAATSRADFRAPVAERLYPGVVHLPFPVDTAPGAGGPVGRDPGTAEVGAVLARLDRLLDSGTPGGPVGTVIVEPVQARGGVRPLPQAFARALAERARRHGLVIVADEIFTGLGRCGAPLASPRVGLDPDIVCVGKVLGGGMPLSACVAPARVMDAWPASDGEALHTSTFLGHPLSCAAGEAVLALVAGGLAVRAARLGEALVSGLEAALADLIEADRVALRSMGLLIGLELREADGRPRRGAGAAVAGRMLGRGWLVLPAGETGAVLELSPPAVLTGEQVAAAVRVVEEAVREELP; translated from the coding sequence ATGAGTGATGCCTTCGGAACGCTCCTGCCCCGGCTCGTCACCCCGGTCCCCGGACCGCGCTCCCACGCGCTGGCCGACCGACTCCGCGCCGTGGAGTCGCGCAACGTCACCTGGCTCGCCGACGACTTCCCCGTCTTCTGGGACGAGGCGCTCGGAGCCAACGTGCGCGACGCCGACGGCAACGTCTTCGTCGATCTCACGGCGGCCTTCGGCGTGGCGCTCCCGGGGCACCGGGCCCCCGAGGTGGTGCGCGCACTGGAGGCGCAGGCCGGTCGGTTGATCCACGGCATGGGCGACGTGCACCCGCCGACCGCCAAGGTGCGGCTGCTGGAGGCGCTCGCCGCGCTGATGCCCTGGCCCGACGCACGCACGATTCTCACATCGTCGGGAAGCGAGGCGGTGGAGGCGGCGCTGAAGACGGCCCGTCTCTCGAGCGGTCGCCCCGGCGTGGTGGCCTTTCAGGGCGGCTACCACGGACTCACCCTCGGGTCGCTCGCAGCCACGTCGCGCGCCGACTTCCGCGCCCCGGTGGCCGAGCGGCTCTACCCCGGGGTGGTGCACCTGCCCTTCCCGGTCGACACGGCTCCGGGTGCCGGAGGGCCGGTCGGGAGAGACCCGGGCACGGCCGAGGTGGGCGCCGTACTGGCCCGTCTCGACCGTCTGCTCGACTCGGGGACTCCGGGCGGGCCCGTCGGCACGGTGATCGTCGAGCCGGTGCAGGCGCGGGGCGGGGTGCGGCCCCTCCCGCAGGCCTTCGCCCGGGCGCTCGCGGAGCGGGCGCGCCGCCACGGACTCGTGATCGTGGCCGACGAGATCTTCACCGGCCTCGGCCGCTGCGGTGCGCCGCTGGCCTCCCCCCGGGTCGGTCTGGATCCCGACATCGTCTGCGTGGGCAAGGTGTTGGGAGGAGGCATGCCGCTGAGCGCCTGCGTCGCTCCGGCCCGGGTGATGGATGCCTGGCCGGCCTCCGACGGCGAGGCGCTCCACACCAGCACCTTTCTCGGCCACCCCCTCTCCTGCGCGGCGGGAGAAGCCGTCCTGGCGCTCGTGGCCGGCGGGCTGGCGGTCCGCGCCGCCCGGCTCGGAGAGGCGCTCGTATCGGGGCTGGAGGCCGCGCTCGCCGACCTCATCGAGGCCGATCGGGTCGCGCTCCGGTCCATGGGCCTGCTGATCGGCCTGGAACTGCGCGAGGCCGACGGCCGCCCGCGCCGGGGCGCCGGAGCGGCGGTGGCCGGCCGCATGCTCGGCCGCGGCTGGCTGGTGCTTCCCGCCGGCGAGACGGGTGCGGTGCTCGAACTCTCGCCTCCCGCCGTGCTCACCGGCGAACAGGTCGCGGCCGCGGTGCGCGTCGTCGAGGAGGCGGTCCGGGAGGAGCTGCCGTGA
- a CDS encoding 4a-hydroxytetrahydrobiopterin dehydratase, with amino-acid sequence MTLDDESLQEWVAEHPGWSTESGVLTKTFAFAAFRDSIVFVNRVATLADQADHHPDIDIRYDRVRIGLVTHDADGITEKDTAMAHRIDYATSNR; translated from the coding sequence ATGACGCTCGACGACGAATCCCTGCAGGAATGGGTCGCGGAGCATCCGGGCTGGTCGACGGAGTCGGGGGTGCTCACCAAGACCTTCGCTTTCGCCGCCTTTCGCGACAGCATCGTGTTCGTGAACCGCGTGGCCACCCTGGCCGACCAGGCCGACCACCACCCCGACATCGACATCCGCTACGACCGGGTGCGAATCGGGCTGGTGACGCACGACGCCGACGGCATCACCGAGAAGGACACCGCCATGGCGCACCGGATCGACTACGCCACCTCGAACCGGTAG
- a CDS encoding DUF2911 domain-containing protein codes for MRSTSLLAGAFVAGLTFLPGAAQAQGTDACFVRGATAAEAAARPSPLKTTAITMGGQTATLCYNAPSAKGRTMLGGLDPMGEPWRLGANEATAIHLPFDAMIGDVAVDAGSYSIYAIPGETEFEIVVNNSVERWGIPITPEVRAEDVGSFTRPVTATDDFVETMTFTWESHGENMGHLVFEFENRRVEIPVHMGGMNH; via the coding sequence ATGCGTTCGACCTCGCTTCTGGCCGGCGCCTTCGTCGCCGGTCTCACCTTCCTGCCCGGCGCCGCTCAGGCCCAGGGCACCGATGCCTGCTTCGTCCGCGGTGCCACCGCTGCCGAGGCGGCGGCGCGCCCCAGCCCGCTGAAGACCACGGCGATCACGATGGGGGGCCAGACCGCCACCCTGTGCTACAACGCGCCGTCGGCCAAGGGCCGCACCATGCTCGGTGGACTCGACCCGATGGGCGAGCCGTGGCGTCTCGGTGCCAACGAGGCCACCGCCATCCACCTGCCCTTCGACGCCATGATCGGCGACGTGGCGGTAGACGCCGGATCCTACTCGATCTACGCGATCCCCGGTGAGACCGAGTTCGAGATCGTGGTCAACAACTCGGTGGAGCGGTGGGGCATTCCGATCACTCCCGAGGTGCGCGCCGAGGACGTCGGCAGCTTCACCCGCCCGGTGACGGCCACCGACGACTTCGTCGAGACGATGACCTTCACCTGGGAGTCGCACGGCGAGAACATGGGCCACCTCGTGTTCGAGTTCGAGAACCGGCGGGTGGAGATTCCCGTGCACATGGGTGGCATGAACCACTGA
- a CDS encoding alpha/beta fold hydrolase encodes MARPGFTPDPALYPFESRWFDHPIGPVHYLDEGEGPPLLLLHGNPTWSFLYRGIVIRLRKHFRCIAPDLPGFGLSARPSAYGYTPGDHARVVGDLVRHLDLRGLTIMGQDWGGPIGLRVAADERPRMRALVMGNTWFWPSEGRAMNAFGYVMGSAPVQSLLRSRAVFVDRLLPLGVLHPLAPEVLDHYRQPQVEALGREGAAEFARQVMAARPWLSDLEDDVERVLSDLPLLLTWGTRDPLFPVSLIDRFRVVFDRVSVERLEARHFIQEDAPAEISRAIAAFLDPATANPGPANV; translated from the coding sequence GTGGCCCGCCCCGGCTTCACGCCCGACCCCGCCCTCTATCCCTTCGAGAGCCGCTGGTTCGATCACCCGATCGGACCGGTGCACTACCTCGACGAGGGCGAGGGGCCCCCGCTCCTGCTGCTGCACGGCAATCCCACCTGGAGCTTTCTCTACCGGGGCATCGTGATCCGGCTGCGGAAGCACTTCCGGTGCATCGCTCCCGACCTGCCGGGATTCGGCCTGTCGGCGCGACCCTCGGCCTACGGCTATACCCCCGGCGACCACGCACGGGTGGTGGGCGACCTCGTCCGGCATCTCGACCTGCGCGGGCTCACGATCATGGGGCAGGACTGGGGCGGGCCCATCGGTCTCCGGGTGGCGGCCGACGAGCGCCCCCGCATGCGCGCGCTCGTGATGGGCAACACCTGGTTCTGGCCCTCCGAGGGACGGGCGATGAACGCCTTCGGCTACGTGATGGGCAGCGCGCCCGTGCAGTCGCTCCTGCGCAGCCGCGCGGTGTTCGTCGATCGTCTGCTCCCTCTCGGGGTGCTGCACCCGCTGGCGCCGGAGGTGCTCGACCACTACCGACAGCCTCAGGTGGAGGCACTCGGGCGCGAGGGAGCCGCGGAGTTCGCCCGACAGGTGATGGCGGCTCGCCCCTGGCTCTCCGACCTCGAGGACGATGTCGAACGCGTGCTGTCCGACCTGCCGCTGCTGCTCACCTGGGGTACGCGCGACCCGCTCTTTCCCGTCTCGCTCATCGACCGGTTCCGGGTGGTGTTCGATCGGGTGAGCGTCGAGCGCCTCGAGGCGCGCCACTTCATTCAGGAAGACGCGCCGGCCGAGATCTCACGGGCCATCGCGGCCTTCCTGGATCCCGCGACCGCGAACCCGGGGCCCGCGAACGTGTAG
- a CDS encoding cupin domain-containing protein, which translates to MSEGAPPRVLNVPGAFDRVEGLWRPHLAAELNGQQVKLARIEGAFDWHAHPDEDEAFLVVKGRMRLEFEQGAREMGEGDLCVVPRGVRHRPVADAECHILLFEPASTVNTGDAESSRTVRDLPRL; encoded by the coding sequence GTGAGCGAAGGCGCACCGCCCCGGGTGCTGAACGTGCCCGGGGCCTTCGACCGGGTGGAGGGGCTGTGGCGGCCGCATCTGGCGGCCGAGCTCAACGGGCAGCAGGTGAAGCTCGCCCGCATCGAGGGCGCGTTCGACTGGCACGCCCACCCCGACGAAGACGAGGCCTTTCTGGTGGTGAAGGGCCGGATGCGGCTGGAGTTCGAACAGGGCGCGCGGGAGATGGGCGAGGGCGATCTGTGCGTGGTCCCGCGGGGGGTGCGGCATCGCCCGGTGGCCGACGCCGAGTGCCACATCCTGCTCTTCGAACCGGCGAGCACGGTGAACACCGGCGATGCGGAGTCGTCGAGAACCGTTCGCGACCTCCCGCGTCTCTGA